The following are from one region of the Ochotona princeps isolate mOchPri1 chromosome 15, mOchPri1.hap1, whole genome shotgun sequence genome:
- the LOC131482099 gene encoding retinol dehydrogenase 16-like, whose translation MWGCLVALVGLFFLVRWYRERQVVSQMQDKYVFITGCDSGFGNLLARQLDMRGLRVLAACLTEKGAEELRRQTSDRAETVILDVTQTESITAAAQWVKERVGDRGLWGLVNNAGVAMPIAPNEWLTKQDFVDVLNVNLLGMIEVTLSLLPLVRKARGRVVNVSSVLGRLSIMGGGYCISKYGVQAFSDSLRRELSPFGVKVAIIEPGVFQTNLTSMESFLRSLQASWDQASPEVKEVYGQGYAAAFMNIGASLNPPVRQDIHMVSDCMEHALTSRHPRTRYSPGWDAKFFYIPLSYMPTCLVDAIFRRIYPKPAKVL comes from the exons ATGTGGGGCTGCCTGGTGGCCCTCGTGGGCCTGTTCTTCCTGGTGCGCTGGTACCGCGAGAGGCAGGTGGTGAGCCAGATGCAGGACAAGTATGTCTTCATCACGGGCTGTGACTCGGGCTTTGGGAACCTGCTGGCCAGGCAGCTGGACATGAGGGGCCTGAGGGTGCTGGCCGCGTGTCTGACAGAGAAGGGGGCTGAAGAGCTGAGGCGGCAGACATCGGACAGAGCGGAGACGGTGATCCTGGATGTCACACAGACGGAGAGCATCACTGCGGCTGCCCAGTGGGTGAAGGAGCGCGTGGGGGACAGAG GGCTCTGGGGACTAGTGAACAATGCTGGCGTCGCCATGCCTATAGCTCCCAACGAGTGGCTGACCAAACAGGACTTTGTGGATGTGCTCAACGTGAACCTGCTGGGGATGATTGAGGTGACTCTGAGCCTGCTGCCCTTGGTGAGGAAGGCCCGGGGCCGTGTGGTCAACGTCTCCAGTGTCCTGGGCCGCCTGTCCATAATGGGTGGCGGCTACTGCATTTCCAAGTACGGTGTGCAGGCCTTCTCAGACTCACTCAG GAGGGAGCTCTCCCCCTTTGGGGTGAAGGTGGCGATCATTGAGCCTGGTGTCTTCCAGACCAATTTAACAAGCATGGAGAGCTTTCTGAGATCCTTACAAGCTTCATGGGACCAGGCCAGCCCCGAGGTCAAGGAGGTCTATGGCCAGGGCTATGCTGCAGCCT TCATGAACATTGGTGCAAGCCTCAACCCTCCGGTTAGGCAGGACATTCACATGGTGAGTGACTGCATGGAGCACGCGCTGACGTCAAGACATCCCCGCACGCGGTACTCCCCCGGCTGGGATGCCAAGTTCTTCTACATCCCTCTGAGCTACATGCCCACCTGCCTGGTGGATGCGATATTCCGTCGGATTTACCCAAAGCCAGCCAAGGTCCTGTGA
- the LOC131482097 gene encoding retinol dehydrogenase 16-like has translation MWGCLVALVGLFFLVRWYRERQVVSQLQDKYVFITGCDSGFGNLLARQLDMRGLRVLAACLTEKGAEELRRQTSDRVETVILDVTQTESITAAAQWVKECVGDRGLWGLMNNAGVALPSAPNEWLTKQGFVNMLNVNLLGMIEVTLSLLPLVRKARGRVVNVSSFLGRLSPFGGGYCISKYGVEAFSDSLRRELSPFGVKVAMIEPGYFQTNIVDKKKFRQSVEAIWNQANPEVKKVYGQEFLEAYIKLSHLLKPPFGQDLHMVTDCMEHALTASHPRTRYSAGWDAKFFYIPLSYMSTCLVDAMICWLSPKPAQVL, from the exons ATGTGGGGCTGCCTGGTGGCCCTCGTGGGCCTGTTCTTCCTGGTGCGCTGGTACCGTGAGAGGCAGGTGGTGAGCCAGTTGCAGGACAAGTATGTCTTCATCACGGGCTGTGACTCGGGCTTTGGGAACCTGCTGGCCAGGCAGCTGGACATGAGGGGCCTGAGGGTGCTGGCCGCGTGTCTGACAGAGAAGGGGGCTGAAGAGCTGAGGCGGCAGACATCGGACAGAGTGGAGACGGTGATCCTGGATGTCACACAGACGGAGAGCATCACTGCGGCTGCCCAGTGGGTGAAGGAGTGCGTGGGGGACAGAG GACTCTGGGGCCTGATGAACAATGCCGGTGTCGCCTTGCCCTCGGCCCCCAATGAGTGGTTGACCAAACAGGGCTTTGTGAACATGCTCAACGTGAACCTGCTGGGGATGATCGAGGTGACTCTGAGCCTGCTGCCCTTGGTGAGGAAGGCCCGGGGCCGCGTGGTCAATGTCTCCAGCTTTCTGGGCCGCCTGTCACCATTTGGTGGTGGCTACTGCATTTCCAAGTACGGCGTGGAGGCCTTCTCAGACTCGCTCAG GAGGGAACTCTCACCGTTTGGGGTGAAGGTGGCCATGATTGAACCCGGTTACTTCCAGACCAACATAGTGGACAAAAAGAAATTTAGGCAGTCTGTGGAGGCCATATGGAACCAGGCCAACCCCGAGGTCAAGAAGGTCTATGGCCAGGAGTTTCTGGAAGCCT ACATTAAATTGAGTCATCTATTGAAGCCACCCTTTGGGCAGGACCTTCACATGGTGACAGATTGTATGGAGCATGCACTGACTGCAAGCCACCCCCGCACCCGGTACTCCGCTGGCTGGGATGCCAAGTTCTTCTACATCCCTCTGAGCTACATGTCCACCTGCCTGGTGGATGCCATGATCTGCTGGTTGAGCCCAAAACCAGCCCAGGTGCTGTGA